TTTTCACTGTTGAAAACTGGAGTGTGTCATATCGACGGCCATTTGTAACAACGCAGGACTCGATAGGTCACATCGTTTGCGTTTGCTCTTCTCAGCTCCAGCAGCCCATATCGTTAAAACAGGGGTAACATTGTCACTTTACATCATTACATGTATCGAAATTAAAACGTCGAGTAGTTCAATTCGACGGGCATTTTAAAGCGCTTGGTGTGACTCAAATCGACAGATAGGGCAATTCGACAAGCTACCCCTCAACCCTAGTCACAGTCACGTGTCCAATCACGTGCCAATTGTAGTTTTTAAAGGAACAGGGCAAAGAAATATATCAGATTTCACGCAAGATGCATTCTAATAAAGAGGCTTAAATATTATGGGCTAGGttctataaaaaaaaacattggacgAAAAACTCAAACATTACTGTATTTTATCGATGACCACCTTATTGGCCAAAATTCTCATTGCACCCAATTCTGGTCAGTTATTGACATCTGCTGGTTATAGAGGGTATTACGGCAAAATGACCAGACAAATCAGGTGGAAATTGAAGTCAATCAAAATCACTGTAAACGTGCATTAATTTTACGCATGGGGTATTTTACGCATTAAGCATTACGCATGGGGTATTTTACGCAATTGGATCAGAGAGGGTAGAAGAAGGTTGGTGCAAAAATGCCCAGTACTGAAGTATTTTACTTTACACAGCTTACAGTActgtattcacacacaaacagcatgacAGGCCTACGCAAGTCCAGAGCCGTATATGAAGATATATACACGGCTCTGCGCAAgtaagttaaaggtgcactgtataaaaTGGTGCCAGAGTaggaattgcaactatgctgctcattgaaactgtgctgtctgtctacagccaaatattttttttcatgaatatttactaaataatgaactagtatttgctagtatgaccaaagtacagtaagttttgcagccaaaaatgtatatttctggaaatccaaaatggcagacaatggagaagatcccccttttcatgtatgaaaaatgcattttttccccagtcctaatgaatacgtagaatttgaaGGTGGTGGTAAATTATCTATctaaaaaggaaacatttgtgaatgggcagcatgaattctggaaatcaagtgctaaacatattacacagtgcacctttaagtttatttattttggacatcagatggaaattagcctttgggctacaatccggcatgtatgtatatattcattaatgtgcaatgtcctgaagaaataaataaaattgaaattgaattatTTATATAGGCCATTTCATATGCAATAAGGGGACCAAATGTGCAATACAAATATTAAAGAAAATACTAATatggtaatattattattattattattatcatcatcatgatAATAGTAATAGTGGAAAGCATCTGCAAAAAGTTTGGATTTTCAGTTTTTCTTGAAGGGGGGGTTGACCCCCCTCCCCAACATTTGGGCTTGCGTGCTCATGGGCACCCAGGATCGAGTACGGCCTGGGTTATTTCCCAGCCTGCCCCATCAGTCTCCCACTCCCATATCGTCAGCGCCTGTAGCCCCCTAAAAATGTATTAAGTGCGTGCAGCTTTTATGTCTAAGGAAAGGAGGTTCCAACATCAGACAGCATAACAGCTTGGCTGCCTCTCCCTGTTTAGTGTGAGAGCAGTACACAAAACCTGTGCCCTCCCACATCCACACACTTGGGAAACCATCAACCGAGAGCAGAGCACAAGTCCTTCGCACTTACATCAGCTTTAATTGTGTAAGGACTGCGTACCATCTTCGGTATTTTGTTAAGATGACTTCTTGCTTTTGCAGAAGTTAGATTTGGATTTCAAGATAGAATCTGTATGCGGATTTGTTTTTAACTCCACAACTTGTTATTCAAGATAGACAGGAGATTGTATTACAGACCACCCTCCAACAGTAACCCTTCACCATGTGAACATGCTCAGAAAACACACCCGTGGACAATGGTGAACAGCCAAAGCACTTCTTAGGTTTTTTCTTCAGCAGCTTTGAGGTAgagtaccattattattattattattattattattattattattattgttattattattattgttattatatacaAGTAATTAAAAGAAACTTTGTTTCTGATGCGAACGCTTTCAGACTTTATTTACAAACAGCAAATACATTTACACATTTGAGATATCCTTAAAAAGGTTATTAACATTTCTGTGTATTCCTAGTAGTGACTCTTCATTAATGACTAAACCGTCAAACTATCGCAAGGCCAAGTCGCTGCAGTTTGTGGACGTGCGACAGATGAACCTCCTGGAGGAGACGTACCTCCAGCACAAACTGATCCATATTGGCCTCAGGCAGCGGCTAGTCCTCAAGCTGCTGCAGCAGGACATCAACTCCCTCACACAGGAGCATCGAAAGCTCCTCCACCAGCAGGCGTGTGAGCCCATCGCCACCGTTGACAACACCATGAGGGAGATCTGGGAGGGTCGAGGAGGCGCCGGTGGCGGGCTGAGGGTTGCGTGGCATCACCGCCGGCAGCACCACATCCACTCCGCCCCTGCTCCCCGGGGTCCTCCTGTCTCTGCCAAAGCTGTTCCTCCGGGCAACGGCAACGGCAAGTCCCTGAGGAGGTCACGGAGCTCTCATTCAGCTTCAGCTCTGACGCTCTCCCCAATGGGACTCGGGGAGTTGGGagatgctggtgctgatgctgatgctggagGAGCTCTGTCCCTGGTGCAGCTGAGAGACATGGCGTGCATCAACAGCATCTCGGAGAGAGAGTTGGCCAGCCAGAGAGAGTGGcgaaggcaggagagagagcggCTGAAGCGGGCAGAGAGGGAAGCGCTGAGACACAAAATGCAGGCCTTCTTCCAGACCCTGGACAACAACAATGTGTGACAAAGCAGGCCTATTTGCATGATAAACTTTTTATATAAAATTACATACATTGTATATACAATTGTATGTAATTCATTTTTAAATCTTAGGGTTATTGTATGGTTACTGCTAATAGAAATCTACTGCAAAGTAACCATATCTTAATTTGCCTTGCTGATGAACAAGATGAGCTTAAATGTGGTGGTTTAGGCATTTGGTCACATGACCTATTTAGGTCCAGCTATCATTCAAATATAATTCTGCTTGAACACTAGAGGGAATCCTACTGAGTGTCAAACAGTAAAATGTCCTGGACTCAACAAGGAGCTTGATTGTATAATGTTTTTTGCATTGTTAatcgttttatttttttaaagtagccGAGATTGACCTAAGGAATGTGGTGAATAAAGGTGAATAAAACTAAAGCAATTTGGAGGTCATAGTTCAGCAACTATTTAAACACGTCTCTGGTAAAATTGGCTTCTGCACCTCAAATACTGAAACGATCAAAGTTTCATGAAAATGGTGGTATAGGCACGACGTATGGAAATGGCAGTATAGGCATGACGTAAGGCCAACCGTAAAAGATGTCTACACTATTTTGCCATCTTTCTTCATGGCCCCGAGGGTTTGGTGAGGTGGGAGCTTCAAGAACACACTCTTGGCCTCCTTCCATTGGGGGTCGTCAGGCAGTGATTTGTCTGTAAGAAACCAACCCACTCTAGGTTAGCAAATTATATCTATACTGAGGAATATGAAATCAGAGGATGCTTACACACCTACAATCACTCACAAGTAaattacaaaaatacaaaaaaggggGGTCGGGATGGGGTGTGGCATGCAAAAGCTTTGGTTATAGGATACTGTTGTCACCTATAAAATATCCTGCTGTGAAAAAAAACCCCAGTAAACACCCAAGTACTTCATGCAGTTAATGGAACTAAGCTTGTTGGCTGTCTATTGCACTAACCCAAATgtcaataaaatatgaaataagacTGTAGAAAAAATATATGGAAAAATGAAGTCAATTCCACTGCATTTACATTCAAAGTAAACCAGTTTTCAGTGGAAGTAAAATCTACACAAGTTGGCAAGTCAGACCGAGCaaagatacagtacatgtatatccCATATAGACAATGTCCACATAAATGTCAATGGCTTCCTATGCCTACCACTCACCAGTGGACTCCAGGGTGACTTGTGTGGGCAGAGCTTTAGT
This is a stretch of genomic DNA from Engraulis encrasicolus isolate BLACKSEA-1 chromosome 19, IST_EnEncr_1.0, whole genome shotgun sequence. It encodes these proteins:
- the LOC134435326 gene encoding uncharacterized protein LOC134435326, translated to MTKPSNYRKAKSLQFVDVRQMNLLEETYLQHKLIHIGLRQRLVLKLLQQDINSLTQEHRKLLHQQACEPIATVDNTMREIWEGRGGAGGGLRVAWHHRRQHHIHSAPAPRGPPVSAKAVPPGNGNGKSLRRSRSSHSASALTLSPMGLGELGDAGADADAGGALSLVQLRDMACINSISERELASQREWRRQERERLKRAEREALRHKMQAFFQTLDNNNV